The Paenibacillus sp. MBLB1832 genome has a window encoding:
- a CDS encoding carbohydrate ABC transporter permease has translation MTVKRQSVLVDALIIVVLFVFALACILPLINVAAVSFASLKDIVSGKFLLWPSEFDTQAYRYILKTGVFFTSLKNTVWITVVGTFINLAVTSMMAYVCSRPKFSGRRFVLGMVLITMLFNSGIIPSYLIVKETGLINTLWALVIPSAVSAFNLLVMREFFESIHESIIESATIDGCNDMGIFFRIILPLSKPALATFTLFYAVGNWNQFFAAVMYLNKPGLWPLQILLRQIVLAGQSDIYSNLANGEALPQPVTTQMATVVLASLPIVMAYPFLQKYFVKGITLGAVKG, from the coding sequence ATGACTGTAAAGAGACAGAGCGTGCTTGTGGACGCTTTAATTATTGTAGTGCTGTTTGTTTTTGCACTTGCCTGCATCTTGCCATTGATTAATGTAGCAGCCGTATCCTTTGCATCCTTGAAGGATATCGTGTCCGGTAAATTTTTACTGTGGCCTTCGGAATTCGATACGCAAGCCTATCGTTATATTCTTAAAACGGGTGTATTCTTTACCTCTCTTAAGAATACCGTATGGATCACTGTGGTTGGTACATTCATCAATCTGGCTGTGACATCAATGATGGCCTATGTTTGTTCCCGACCTAAATTCAGCGGCAGACGGTTCGTGCTTGGCATGGTACTCATCACCATGTTGTTTAACAGCGGAATTATTCCCAGTTACTTGATCGTCAAGGAAACGGGGCTGATCAACACTTTATGGGCCCTGGTCATTCCATCTGCAGTCTCAGCCTTTAATCTACTGGTCATGAGAGAGTTTTTTGAATCTATTCACGAGAGCATCATTGAATCGGCTACCATCGACGGTTGTAACGATATGGGGATCTTTTTCCGAATCATACTGCCTTTGTCAAAACCAGCATTGGCAACATTTACATTGTTCTATGCCGTGGGAAACTGGAACCAATTCTTTGCAGCTGTCATGTATCTAAACAAACCAGGCTTATGGCCTCTGCAAATTCTGCTTAGACAAATCGTTCTGGCAGGCCAATCGGATATTTATTCCAATCTGGCCAACGGAGAAGCTCTTCCACAACCGGTTACTACCCAAATGGCGACTGTTGTCCTGGCTTCGCTGCCCATTGTCATGGCATACCCGTTCCTTCAGAAGTACTTTGTCAAGGGCATAACACTTGGGGCGGTGAAAGGGTAA
- a CDS encoding CBM96 family carbohydrate-binding protein, whose protein sequence is MSTLGIFTVQADTALAANTSYYVDSVNGLDNNDGMSISTAWKTLGRVNAGPNNTGDAFQPGDRILFKRNGIWSGQLAPKGSGSSGSPIVIDMYGDSGNKPILNGDGIIGATVSLFNQEYMEIRNLEVTNDATSPAIRYGIRVVADNFGIADHIYIVDCTVRNVKGQAGTAGIHFFVPVNTVATKFNDILVERNVIKTTDKNGIYVESKYRDVNLATNVVIRNNYLEDVGGDSILPIGASNALIEYNVVNGGSARAFGPTIALWPFASDDSLFQYNEVFNNNKLIGNNDGQALDGDYKSRRTLFQYNYTHDNKGGFIGIFNDGSSSINYNIDPVFRYNISQNDGEISGISITFSGPSTGAQLYNNTVYSNRSLKVMVDGDYAGTATNVKFTNNLFYNTGNWSQFGDGDFTYRNNSVFNGNGSSSYPNDPNLITTDPKLVNPGSGGTWINFDDPNKLAGYKLQSSSPLINNGVAVTANGGKDFWGQPLYSGNPDIGAFEYYPQTSGTPANLSFVAIDDSSVRDGTSADTNQAGSTSLTVLTKKDAIGWNREGFLKFDFNNFTGTVKEAFITLYPTRTDSIGIQNTVALISDNNWTESGITWNSRPASGTILGTYTITSGTPLTIDVTSQVQAAMSTGKVVSIRVYPATATASGPASQVEYASSESLNKIQRPVLKINASYLPVADAFVRDDQSGQGTYGNTNYGSADKLETKLDLPGWDRESYMKFDLSNVNLSQVSYAKVRLYAVETGTSAIQTDAYYVSSDSWQENGITWNNKPSSTTSAIATWTKPAAGTWVEFDVTTQLNNELANSSDKQLSLRLVSKTSGSESWIRYATKEYATAAYRPELIVKP, encoded by the coding sequence GTGTCAACATTAGGAATATTCACCGTCCAGGCAGATACGGCATTGGCAGCAAACACCAGCTATTATGTGGACTCGGTTAACGGTCTGGATAACAATGACGGCATGAGTATATCTACCGCGTGGAAAACGCTTGGCCGTGTGAACGCCGGCCCCAATAATACGGGAGATGCCTTTCAACCCGGCGATCGGATTCTGTTCAAACGTAACGGAATCTGGAGCGGTCAACTCGCACCCAAAGGCTCGGGTTCAAGCGGGAGTCCGATCGTAATCGATATGTATGGAGACTCCGGAAATAAACCCATCCTTAATGGTGATGGTATCATTGGGGCCACGGTTTCGCTGTTCAATCAGGAATATATGGAGATTCGGAATCTGGAGGTAACGAATGATGCAACCTCCCCAGCAATCCGTTACGGGATCCGTGTAGTGGCTGACAATTTCGGAATAGCGGACCATATTTACATTGTTGATTGTACGGTCCGTAATGTGAAAGGTCAGGCGGGAACGGCTGGCATCCATTTCTTTGTGCCGGTAAATACCGTTGCAACGAAATTTAATGACATTCTGGTTGAGCGGAATGTGATTAAGACAACGGATAAGAACGGCATCTATGTGGAATCCAAGTACAGAGACGTCAATCTTGCAACCAATGTGGTGATTCGCAACAATTACCTGGAGGATGTTGGCGGCGATTCCATATTGCCAATTGGCGCTTCCAATGCATTGATAGAGTATAATGTGGTTAACGGTGGCTCAGCACGGGCATTCGGTCCGACTATTGCATTGTGGCCGTTCGCAAGTGACGATTCCTTGTTTCAATATAATGAAGTATTTAACAATAATAAGCTAATCGGCAATAATGACGGTCAAGCACTAGATGGGGACTACAAAAGCAGAAGAACGCTTTTTCAATACAACTACACCCATGACAATAAGGGTGGATTTATCGGCATCTTCAACGATGGAAGCTCAAGTATTAACTACAATATTGATCCGGTCTTCCGCTACAATATCAGCCAAAACGACGGAGAGATATCCGGCATATCCATTACCTTCTCGGGACCCTCAACCGGAGCACAGCTGTATAATAATACCGTCTATTCAAACCGATCTCTCAAGGTAATGGTAGACGGAGACTACGCGGGTACGGCGACGAACGTCAAATTCACCAATAACCTGTTCTACAACACCGGGAACTGGTCCCAATTCGGTGATGGGGATTTCACTTACAGAAATAACAGTGTTTTTAACGGAAATGGTTCGAGCAGCTATCCGAACGATCCTAATCTAATTACAACTGATCCCAAACTAGTGAATCCCGGTTCTGGGGGGACCTGGATCAATTTTGATGATCCGAACAAGCTGGCCGGCTATAAGCTTCAGAGCAGTTCACCTCTAATTAACAATGGTGTTGCGGTAACCGCCAACGGTGGCAAGGACTTCTGGGGACAACCGCTCTATTCCGGCAACCCGGACATCGGGGCGTTTGAGTATTATCCTCAAACCTCAGGTACGCCAGCTAATCTTTCCTTTGTAGCCATAGATGATTCCTCTGTAAGAGACGGCACCTCTGCAGATACGAACCAGGCGGGAAGCACCTCCTTAACGGTTCTGACTAAGAAGGACGCAATCGGCTGGAATCGGGAAGGTTTTCTGAAATTTGATTTTAATAACTTCACAGGCACGGTGAAAGAAGCATTCATAACCTTGTATCCGACAAGAACCGATTCGATAGGAATCCAAAACACGGTTGCGCTTATTTCAGACAACAACTGGACTGAATCGGGTATTACCTGGAACAGCAGACCAGCATCCGGTACCATTCTGGGAACCTATACGATAACATCAGGCACTCCGCTTACGATTGATGTAACTTCCCAGGTTCAGGCTGCCATGTCTACCGGCAAAGTGGTTTCAATTCGGGTATATCCCGCTACTGCCACTGCCTCTGGCCCCGCATCGCAAGTAGAGTACGCATCGAGTGAAAGCCTGAACAAGATACAAAGACCTGTTCTCAAAATTAACGCCTCTTATTTACCTGTGGCAGATGCCTTTGTCCGGGACGACCAATCCGGACAAGGCACCTATGGAAATACCAACTACGGCTCAGCTGATAAGCTAGAGACCAAGCTGGACCTTCCTGGATGGGACCGGGAGTCCTACATGAAATTCGATCTGAGCAATGTGAATCTGTCCCAGGTTTCCTATGCGAAGGTTCGACTGTATGCAGTGGAGACTGGAACAAGCGCGATCCAGACAGATGCCTATTATGTGTCCAGCGACAGCTGGCAAGAAAACGGAATAACTTGGAACAATAAGCCAAGCTCCACAACGAGCGCCATTGCCACTTGGACTAAGCCTGCTGCAGGCACTTGGGTTGAGTTCGACGTCACCACCCAGCTGAACAATGAGCTAGCTAATAGCTCGGATAAGCAGCTTTCTCTGAGGCTGGTGTCCAAGACCAGTGGTTCGGAGAGCTGGATAAGGTATGCCACTAAAGAATATGCAACTGCAGCCTACAGACCCGAGTTAATTGTAAAGCCGTAA
- a CDS encoding peptidylprolyl isomerase, producing the protein MPPRKMKWKMVPWIVGMAAVGVISAWVTLSHTGMDKYAIVAKVNDTGITAEDLETRMSYLRNDTVQYFKRTYQAEVNRDFWDRRFGNENPLAYIRKLALDDLVREKLEQQLAVQYGIDYISSTDDLHQKLIKENKRRAEAVKQGKPIYGLMQYDEKTYASYLRSNMLIQLKQVLSQSLLVVTDKEAEVSYQSQGSEGFRLPGLIRMDRYSIPFLGKDGGIELGLKAEAESAMNNLYLQASKGEDLAGAAAKWNENANGISNLRIKHQELTFEPKNRRSDQVEYPELLDWADKLEQGGLSPVLMISGEIVVFRLTQKSTGDVQAFHLVKEQIKNRLLDEKFELLIQDMRSHAETQIQEQVYENVKME; encoded by the coding sequence ATGCCACCTAGGAAGATGAAGTGGAAAATGGTACCATGGATTGTAGGTATGGCGGCTGTGGGCGTTATATCTGCATGGGTAACTCTCTCCCATACAGGGATGGATAAATACGCCATCGTGGCGAAAGTCAACGATACCGGGATTACCGCGGAAGACTTGGAGACCCGAATGTCTTACTTGCGAAATGATACCGTTCAATACTTCAAGCGCACTTATCAGGCTGAAGTAAACCGTGACTTTTGGGATAGGCGATTCGGAAATGAGAATCCACTGGCGTATATCCGAAAGCTTGCTCTGGATGACTTGGTACGGGAGAAGTTGGAGCAGCAGTTGGCTGTCCAATATGGGATAGATTATATAAGCAGCACCGATGACCTACATCAAAAACTAATTAAAGAAAATAAGAGGCGTGCAGAGGCGGTCAAACAAGGCAAGCCGATTTACGGACTCATGCAATATGATGAAAAGACATACGCTTCTTATCTGCGCAGCAATATGCTTATCCAATTGAAGCAAGTTCTATCACAATCCCTGCTTGTCGTAACGGACAAGGAGGCGGAAGTCAGCTACCAATCACAAGGTTCGGAGGGGTTCAGACTTCCTGGATTGATTAGAATGGATCGTTATTCCATTCCCTTTCTTGGAAAAGATGGAGGCATCGAACTTGGGTTAAAGGCGGAGGCTGAATCGGCTATGAACAACCTGTACCTCCAAGCAAGCAAGGGGGAAGATCTTGCGGGAGCAGCTGCCAAATGGAATGAGAATGCCAACGGCATAAGCAATCTGCGCATCAAACACCAGGAGCTTACCTTTGAGCCTAAGAATAGACGCTCCGATCAGGTGGAATATCCCGAGCTGCTGGATTGGGCGGACAAACTGGAACAAGGTGGTCTTAGCCCGGTATTGATGATTTCGGGAGAAATTGTCGTCTTTCGATTGACCCAAAAAAGTACGGGGGATGTGCAAGCCTTCCACCTAGTGAAGGAGCAGATTAAAAACAGGCTGCTTGATGAAAAATTCGAGCTGCTGATTCAGGATATGCGTTCCCATGCGGAAACCCAAATTCAGGAGCAAGTCTATGAGAACGTGAAAATGGAATAA
- a CDS encoding sugar phosphate isomerase/epimerase family protein yields MKLALFTVMLPHCTLEQSLDILKRSGYDGVEWRVAKVNPALAAEEPSFWGNNRSTVDVDSDMQFLEGLRSETERRGLTVPNLGSYLPTGDLSAVERDMLIAIALGAPSIRVGVPAYDRSRKYQELLAEGRSYLEGVQSLSRKYGIKGLIEIHMGNIATSASGARRLVEGMDPSCIGVIHDAGNMVFEGYENYKMGLEILGEYLAHVHIKNARWVCEPSVEGVRWKAEPAPIQEGAADLKQLLVDLKNIGYDGWLSLEDFSDQAVTEERLASIAAYLRN; encoded by the coding sequence ATGAAACTTGCACTTTTTACTGTAATGCTGCCTCACTGTACCTTGGAGCAATCATTGGATATTTTAAAAAGAAGCGGATACGACGGTGTGGAATGGAGAGTGGCCAAAGTCAATCCTGCTTTGGCTGCGGAAGAGCCTTCCTTTTGGGGAAATAACAGATCTACAGTGGATGTAGATTCGGACATGCAGTTCTTGGAAGGACTCCGGTCCGAGACGGAGCGCAGAGGACTTACGGTGCCCAATCTAGGAAGTTACCTTCCGACGGGGGATTTGTCTGCTGTGGAACGGGATATGCTTATTGCAATCGCACTTGGTGCTCCGTCTATCCGAGTGGGAGTACCCGCCTATGACCGGAGCCGCAAATACCAGGAGCTGCTAGCTGAAGGACGCTCCTATCTGGAGGGCGTACAGTCCCTAAGTCGGAAGTATGGAATTAAGGGGCTAATCGAGATACACATGGGCAATATCGCAACCAGCGCCTCTGGGGCAAGACGTCTTGTAGAGGGAATGGATCCTAGCTGTATTGGAGTCATTCATGATGCCGGGAATATGGTTTTTGAAGGCTATGAGAATTACAAGATGGGACTTGAGATTCTTGGTGAATATCTGGCTCATGTCCATATCAAGAATGCTAGGTGGGTTTGCGAACCATCAGTTGAGGGTGTTCGCTGGAAAGCGGAGCCGGCGCCCATTCAGGAGGGAGCAGCTGATTTGAAGCAGTTGCTGGTTGACTTGAAAAATATTGGATATGACGGTTGGCTCAGTCTGGAAGATTTCTCCGACCAGGCTGTGACCGAAGAGAGGTTGGCATCGATTGCGGCCTATTTAAGGAATTAG